The segment AAAATAATTGAGGAGTATAAGGATTATTTATGTAAAGAAACTCTTACTTCAGAATTAGTATTTTCAAGCACACTTTCAGGTAATATAGAGGAATTTGATATTGAAAAAACAAAAATCAGAGTAGGTATATCTATATCTGGTCCTATTACATAAAATTAAAAATTTGATTTTAAGAGGTAGACAGAATAATTAAATTAATGATAAGTAGAAAAAATGGTATAAGAATAACCTGGTTTTTATGGATTATAGTTCTATTATTTGACCAGATAACAAAATATTTAATAAGAAAGAACTTGCTTTTAGGAGATTCAATTCCAGTAATACCAAATATTTTTCACATAACTCATGTAAGTAACACTGGAGCTGCATTTGGAATATTTCCAAATGCCAAATATTTTTTTATTATTGCTTCTATTATTACTATAGCTTTTTTCCTTTACTTTTTGTATATGTATAAGCAAAAGAATCCTGCTTTTTATATATCGATTGGCTTGATTTTAGGAGGAGCAACAGGTAATAATCTGTTGGATAGAATTATTTTTGGAGAAATAACAGATTTTTTAGATTTTGGAATAAATTCAAAACTTAGATGGCCTGCGTTCAATATTGCAGATTCATGTGTAGTAATTGGTTTTTTTATACTTGCCTTATTAGTAGTAAAAGGAGATCTATTTTTTTTGAAAAAGAAAAATAATGTTTTGAAAGGAGTAAGTTAAATGTATCCCACTCTATTTAAGATTGGCAATATAACAATTCATTCATATGGATTTATGGTTGCCTTAGGTTTTTTAATGGCAATTTTTATAATTTATATTGAATCTAAAAGAAAAGGATTAGATCCTAACCTTGCATTAGACTTGGGATTGACGGCTATGATATGTGGTACACTGGGTAGTAAATTACTTTTTGTTATAAGAAACTGGAGTTACTATTCAGAAAATCCAATTGAAATATTATTAGGATTTGGACAGGGTTTTATATTCTATGGAGGATTAGTCTTAGGAGTACTTGGAGTTGTATTAGTTAGTTACTTTAAAAAGATATCAATTAAAACAGTCGCTGATATGTGTACACCAGCACTTCCACTGGGTCATGCTATAGGTAGAATAGGCTGTCTTTTAAGGGGATGTTGTTATGGAAAAATAACTGATTTACCCTGGGCAATTTATCTTGAGGGAGCATTTAGACATCCAACTCAGATTTATCATTTTTCTCACAATTTATTAATTTTTATTTTTTTATGGTTCATTAGAAAAAGAATTAAAGTTGAAGGGAATTTGATATTAATCTATTTTATGCTTTATGGTTTAGCTCGTTTTATAACAGAGTTTTTTAGAGATAACTCCATATTTGCATGGAATCTTACTGGTTCTCAAATATTTTCTATAGTCATATTTTTTACCTCATTTATATTTTTAATGTATCGATATCGTATTTATAAAAAAATTTAATTTTAAAAGTGCAAAAAACATATAAAAAGTTAAAAATCTTTCCTGTGAAAATTTAGGTTTTAATGTTTTGGTATATTACCCTATGGAAAAACATATAAGAAAGATAAAACTCACATCCTCTTATAAAGATATTGGTAAAAGACTGGACCTTTTTATTTGTGAGAGAATACCAAAACTATCAAGGTCTAGAGTTCAAAAGTTAATTTCACAAGGAAATGTTTTTGTAAATAGTCAAAAAAAATCAAAGAGCCATTTTGTAAAAAGGGGAGATGATATTGAGGTAAATATTCCCCCTTTGTTAAAATTAGAAGCAAAACCTGAAGATATTAAAATAAATATCATATATGAAGATGAGGATATAATAGTTTTATCAAAACCTGCTGGTATCGTTGTTCATCCATCTCCCGGTCATCCTGACAAAACAATTGTTAATGCACTACTTTTTCATACAAAATTTTTATCCGATATTGGTGGAGTACTCAGGCCAGGTATTGTCCACAGATTGGATAAGCAAACATCTGGTTTGATGATAGTAGCAAAGAATGATGATGCTCATAAAAATCTTTCCCAACAATTTAAAAAGAAGAGTGTTAAAAAAATTTATTTAGCATTAGTACATGGTAGAATAGAGGAGGATGAAGGTAAAATTGATGCTCCGATAGGAAGAAGTAGAAGGAATAGAAAGAAAATGTCTGTAATTCCTGAAGGGAGGGAGTCAGTAACTGAATTTGAAGTTCTTAAACGGTTTAATAATTTTACTCTGATTAAGGTAAGGCCTATAACAGGGAGAACTCACCAAATAAGAGTACATCTATCTTATATAGGAAAACCAGTAGTTGGAGATGTTCAGTATAGAAAGAGAAGAAGAATTGAAGATTATTTAAAACTGAAGAGGCATTTTTTGCATGCATCAAAATTGGAGTTTAAACACCCAAGAGATGGAAAAGAAATGAGTTTTGAAGATAAGCTGCCAGAAGAATTAAAAAATTCATTAAATATGTTAGAAACTAAAAATATTGATTTTTAAGAATAGCAATTGTAATATTACATACTAATTAATATAAAATAGTAATAGGATATCAAAAAATATTTGGGAGTGATTAAAAATTGAGTAATATAAGGCGTTTGGTATTAGATGTATTAAAACCACTATCACCATCTATTGTAGATTTAGCTAAGCAATTGGCTGACATTAAAGGAGTTGATGGAGTTGATGTTAGCTTGGTTGAGATGGATGCAAAATCTGAAAGTGTGAAAATTACTTGTGAAGGAGAAGACATAATTTTTAAAGAGGTTGAAGCTATAATCATTGATAATGGAGGTTCAGTTCATAGTGTTGATAAGGTCTCAACTGGTAGTACTATTATTGAAGAAGTTCCAACTCATCAAGATACAGAATCAACCCTTGCTTAATATTATAATATTCAAAAGAACCCATGAACTTTCTTTATAAATTTACAAAGAAATTAAAAGAATATAGGAAAATTTCAGAAGTAGATGAAATTGCAAGGCGCTATTTTGCCATGAATGGTTTTGATGGCTCTCTTACAATGTTAGGACTATTAATTGGTTATTATTTGTCGGGTTTTAATAATCCAGCAGTAATTTTTGTAACCGGAATTTCAACCTGCGTTGCTATGGGAGTGTCAGGTTTATGGGGAACTTACTTAACTGAGAGATCTGAAAGAATAAGTAGTTTAAGGGAGTTAGAAAAAGCAACAATTTCAGATCTTTCTAACACAAAAATAGAAAGCGCGCATAAATTTGCGATGATAGTTGTAACAGTTGCAGATGTTGTTGCTTCCTCTATTACTGCTTTTTTTTCATTAC is part of the Actinomycetota bacterium genome and harbors:
- the lspA gene encoding signal peptidase II codes for the protein MISRKNGIRITWFLWIIVLLFDQITKYLIRKNLLLGDSIPVIPNIFHITHVSNTGAAFGIFPNAKYFFIIASIITIAFFLYFLYMYKQKNPAFYISIGLILGGATGNNLLDRIIFGEITDFLDFGINSKLRWPAFNIADSCVVIGFFILALLVVKGDLFFLKKKNNVLKGVS
- the lgt gene encoding prolipoprotein diacylglyceryl transferase — protein: MYPTLFKIGNITIHSYGFMVALGFLMAIFIIYIESKRKGLDPNLALDLGLTAMICGTLGSKLLFVIRNWSYYSENPIEILLGFGQGFIFYGGLVLGVLGVVLVSYFKKISIKTVADMCTPALPLGHAIGRIGCLLRGCCYGKITDLPWAIYLEGAFRHPTQIYHFSHNLLIFIFLWFIRKRIKVEGNLILIYFMLYGLARFITEFFRDNSIFAWNLTGSQIFSIVIFFTSFIFLMYRYRIYKKI
- a CDS encoding RluA family pseudouridine synthase yields the protein MEKHIRKIKLTSSYKDIGKRLDLFICERIPKLSRSRVQKLISQGNVFVNSQKKSKSHFVKRGDDIEVNIPPLLKLEAKPEDIKINIIYEDEDIIVLSKPAGIVVHPSPGHPDKTIVNALLFHTKFLSDIGGVLRPGIVHRLDKQTSGLMIVAKNDDAHKNLSQQFKKKSVKKIYLALVHGRIEEDEGKIDAPIGRSRRNRKKMSVIPEGRESVTEFEVLKRFNNFTLIKVRPITGRTHQIRVHLSYIGKPVVGDVQYRKRRRIEDYLKLKRHFLHASKLEFKHPRDGKEMSFEDKLPEELKNSLNMLETKNIDF
- a CDS encoding DUF211 domain-containing protein, yielding MSNIRRLVLDVLKPLSPSIVDLAKQLADIKGVDGVDVSLVEMDAKSESVKITCEGEDIIFKEVEAIIIDNGGSVHSVDKVSTGSTIIEEVPTHQDTESTLA
- a CDS encoding VIT1/CCC1 transporter family protein codes for the protein MNFLYKFTKKLKEYRKISEVDEIARRYFAMNGFDGSLTMLGLLIGYYLSGFNNPAVIFVTGISTCVAMGVSGLWGTYLTERSERISSLRELEKATISDLSNTKIESAHKFAMIVVTVADVVASSITAFFSLLPFLFTRFFNIRICYYISFALSFVTLFLLGIFLGRISKENIIISGAKMVVAGIVSVLISVLLIRNF